A genomic window from Archocentrus centrarchus isolate MPI-CPG fArcCen1 chromosome 2, fArcCen1, whole genome shotgun sequence includes:
- the gtf3c3 gene encoding general transcription factor 3C polypeptide 3 isoform X1, which produces MSGFSDELIDYLEGRISFEEFDRRRDERKAKSGEVAEDAEDDVPPSTSGLIPVKIEEGVSPGVQLAFASMLGETADPPSSEEEEEEEDSLSYVDDAHDKDYIAEKEEWKPEKKEKRPRPVGRRKGKNKKKAEEEDVTVGDVFALEMELNRESKKMMKGRRHGSKLPRALRGLMGEANIRYARGEKEDAILMCMEIIRQAPLAYEPFSTLAMIYEDEEDMSKALQFGLIAAHLNPSDCEEWIRLAEMSLEQDNIRQAIICYSKAIKYDPTNVRYLWERCSLQMRLGEHKQCMDGYRRILSLLPLEDGEHFIQLSKDMAKSYYENNDLPSALSVIEEALVRHPNLVSDDFINMAAELYITSRQYNKALQVLVQFAGIVLVRGESTPVVITSTQEERNEEEGGKSAEGTQLKKAEEIAAEENGEILDVQVPDSVPVDLRTKLIVCFIHLHVYRPVEGLVSTLMEQSPEEIGDLYLDVGEAYLEEGKYMSALPLLSALVVSEKYNLAVVWLRHAECLKALGHMEAAAESYTKVVEMAPQHLEARLSLATLQQQLGRMDCALKALESMYDSNTLAQDSSAAQKELKLLLHRSTLLKTQGKMQDYLDTVITMISMLLKVAMQRAKVCVRSVSLSGENHLRLVKVEDLLPEIADHVTAYLDNTGKTNVLSKEDWWQLLLSCVLTLCEVQRYEEAEMLVDSAMEFYSFYDNKPRRKELEFIGLSATIMDRNYYKAYNYIRLMLMENVALPQLWNIFNQLTITSQHQRHHRFCLRMLFKHPDNHALCVLCGHNAMVSGSFKHALGQYVQAFQTHPSNPLHSLFVGLTFFHMASQKYVAKRHALVLQGFSFLWRYVELRGECQESMYNLGRALHQMGLTHLAMHYYQKALLLPARKLEGIADDQVDLRREIAFNLSLIYQASGNVEMAQQLINSHCII; this is translated from the exons ATGTCTGGTTTCAGTGATGAGCTCATAGACTACCTTGAAGGTAGAATAAGTTTTGAGGAGTTCGACAGAAGGAGAGACGAGCGGAAAGCCAAG TCAGGGGAGGTAGCTGAAGATGCGGAAGATGATGTGCCCCCTTCCACGTCCGGACTAATTCCAGTGAAAATCG AGGAGGGAGTCAGCCCAGGAGTCCAGCTGGCTTTTGCCTCCATGCTAGGCGAAACTGCAGATCCACCATCTtcggaagaggaggaggaagaggaggacagctTGAGCTATGTTGATGATGCACATGATAAGGATTACATTGCAGAGAAGGAAGAGTGGAAGccagagaagaaagagaagaggccAAGGCCAGTGGGGAGACGAAAGgggaagaacaagaagaaagcCGAGGAAGAAGATGTGACTGTTGGAGATGTGTTTGCACTGGAGATGGAGCTGAACCGAGAAAGCAAGAAGATGATGAAG GGGCGTCGTCATGGCAGCAAGCTGCCCCGGGCTCTAAGAGGCTTGATGGGAGAGGCCAACATTCGGTACgcaagaggagagaaagaggatgCCATCTTGATGTGTATGGAGATCATAAGACAGG CTCCTCTGGCATATGAGCCTTTCTCCACATTGGCTATGATCTATGAGGATGAAGAGGACATGAGCAAAGCACTGCAGTTTGGCCTGATTGCTGCCCACCTCAACCCCTCGGACTGCGAGGAGTGGATCAGACTGGCTGAAATGTCTCTGGAGCAGGACAACATTCGGCAAGCCATCATCTGCTACAGCAAAG CTATCAAGTATGACCCTACCAATGTGCGCTACCTGTGGGAGCGCTGCAGTCTACAGATGCGCCTGGGAGAGCACAAACAATGTATGGACGGTTACCGCAGGATCCTGTCGCTGCTGCCTCTGGAGGATGGAGAGCACTTCATACAGCTCTCCAAAGACATGGCCAA GAGTTACTATGAAAATAATGATCTGCCCTCGGCTCTGAGTGTGATTGAGGAAGCTTTGGTACGACACCCCAACCTGGTCAGTGATGACTTTATCAACATGGCAGCCGAGCTTTATATCACCAGCCGGCAGTACAACAAGGCCCTGcag GTCTTGGTTCAGTTTGCAGGCATTGTTTTGGTCAGAGGTGAAtccacaccagttgttattacaTCAACACAAGAAGAGAGGAATGAAGAGGAGGGGGGGAAAAGTGCTGAAGGGACACAGTTAAAGAAGGCAGAGGAAATTGCAGCAGAGGAGAATG GTGAAATCCTGGATGTGCAGGTACCAGACAGTGTCCCTGTAGACCTGAGGACAAAACTCATTGTCTGCTTCATACACCTTCATGTCTACAGACCTGTAGAG GGTTTGGTGTCAACGCTGATGGAGCAGAGTCCAGAAGAGATTGGTGACTTGTACCTGGATGTGGGCGAAGCCTACCTGGAAGAGGGCAAGTACATGTCTGCTCTGCCTCTGCTGTCTGCCCTCGTCGTATCTGAAAAGTACAACCTGGCTGTTGTCTGGTTGCGACATGCAG AGTGTCTAAAGGCTTTGGGCCACATGGAGGCAGCAGCAGAAAGCTACACTAAGGTGGTGGAGATGGCTCCGCAACACCTGGAGGCCCGGCTTTCCCTTGCCACACTGCAGCAACAGTTGGGCCGGATGGATTGTGCCCTTAAGGCACTGGAGTCCATGTACGATAGCAACACACTGGCACAGGATTCTTCAGCTGCACAGAAG GAGTTAAAGCTTTTACTGCATCGCTCTACACTGCTGAAGACACAGGGAAAAATGCAGGACTACCTGGACACTGTGATAACTATGATCTCCATGCTCCTCAAG GTGGCCATGCAGCGAGCTAAGGTTTGTGTGCGCTCTGTTAGCTTGTCGGGTGAGAATCACCTGAGGTTGGTGAAGGTTGAAGACTTGCTACCAGAGATTGCTGACCATGTAACAGCCTATTTGGACAACACTG GTAAAACCAACGTCCTGTCTAAAGAGGACTGGTGGCAGCTACTGCTGAGCTGTGTGTTGACACTGTGTGAGGTGCAGCGTTATGAGGAGGCTGAGATGCTGGTGGATTCAGCCATGGAGTTCTACTCATTCTATGACAACAAGCCCAggaggaaagagctggagttcaTTGGCCTGTCTGCCACCATCATGGACCGCAACTATTACAAGGCATATAACTACATCAG ACTGATGCTGATGGAAAATGTAGCTCTGCCTCAGCTTTGGAATATTTTTAACCAG CTGACAATAACGTCCCAGCACCAGCGCCACCATCGCTTCTGTCTACGCATGCTGTTTAAACATCCTGACAATCACGCTCTCTGTGTTCTCTGTGGACACAACGCCATGGTGTCAGGGAGCTTCAAACATGCTCTTG gtcAGTATGTTCAGGCCTTCCAGACTCATCCCAGCAATCCACTGCACAGCCTATTTGTGggcctcaccttcttccacatggcATCTCAGAAGTATGTAGCCAAACGGCATGCACTGGTGCTGCAG GGTTTCTCCTTCCTGTGGCGTTATGTAGAGCTGCGTGGAGAGTGTCAAGAAAGTATGTACAACCTGGGCCGAGCACTGCACCAAATGGGCCTCACACATTTGGCTATGCATTACTACCAAAAGGCACTTTTACTACCAGCAAGAAAACTGGAG ggCATCGCAGATGACCAGGTTGATCTGAGGAGGGAGATTGCCTTCAACTTGTCACTCATCTACCAGGCCAGTGGTAACGTGGAGATGGCCCAACAGCTCATTAACTCACACTGCATCATTTGA
- the gtf3c3 gene encoding general transcription factor 3C polypeptide 3 isoform X2, with translation MSGFSDELIDYLEGRISFEEFDRRRDERKAKSGEVAEDAEDDVPPSTSGLIPVKIEEGVSPGVQLAFASMLGETADPPSSEEEEEEEDSLSYVDDAHDKDYIAEKEEWKPEKKEKRPRPVGRRKGKNKKKAEEEDVTVGDVFALEMELNRESKKMMKGRRHGSKLPRALRGLMGEANIRYARGEKEDAILMCMEIIRQAPLAYEPFSTLAMIYEDEEDMSKALQFGLIAAHLNPSDCEEWIRLAEMSLEQDNIRQAIICYSKAIKYDPTNVRYLWERCSLQMRLGEHKQCMDGYRRILSLLPLEDGEHFIQLSKDMAKSYYENNDLPSALSVIEEALVRHPNLVSDDFINMAAELYITSRQYNKALQVLVQFAGIVLVRGESTPVVITSTQEERNEEEGGKSAEGTQLKKAEEIAAEENGEILDVQVPDSVPVDLRTKLIVCFIHLHVYRPVEGLVSTLMEQSPEEIGDLYLDVGEAYLEEGKYMSALPLLSALVVSEKYNLAVVWLRHAECLKALGHMEAAAESYTKVVEMAPQHLEARLSLATLQQQLGRMDCALKALESMYDSNTLAQDSSAAQKELKLLLHRSTLLKTQGKMQDYLDTVITMISMLLKVAMQRAKVCVRSVSLSGENHLRLVKVEDLLPEIADHVTAYLDNTGKTNVLSKEDWWQLLLSCVLTLCEVQRYEEAEMLVDSAMEFYSFYDNKPRRKELEFIGLSATIMDRNYYKAYNYIRLMLMENVALPQLWNIFNQLTITSQHQRHHRFCLRMLFKHPDNHALCVLCGHNAMVSGSFKHALGQYVQAFQTHPSNPLHSLFVGLTFFHMASQKYVAKRHALVLQGFSFLWRYVELRGECQERHRR, from the exons ATGTCTGGTTTCAGTGATGAGCTCATAGACTACCTTGAAGGTAGAATAAGTTTTGAGGAGTTCGACAGAAGGAGAGACGAGCGGAAAGCCAAG TCAGGGGAGGTAGCTGAAGATGCGGAAGATGATGTGCCCCCTTCCACGTCCGGACTAATTCCAGTGAAAATCG AGGAGGGAGTCAGCCCAGGAGTCCAGCTGGCTTTTGCCTCCATGCTAGGCGAAACTGCAGATCCACCATCTtcggaagaggaggaggaagaggaggacagctTGAGCTATGTTGATGATGCACATGATAAGGATTACATTGCAGAGAAGGAAGAGTGGAAGccagagaagaaagagaagaggccAAGGCCAGTGGGGAGACGAAAGgggaagaacaagaagaaagcCGAGGAAGAAGATGTGACTGTTGGAGATGTGTTTGCACTGGAGATGGAGCTGAACCGAGAAAGCAAGAAGATGATGAAG GGGCGTCGTCATGGCAGCAAGCTGCCCCGGGCTCTAAGAGGCTTGATGGGAGAGGCCAACATTCGGTACgcaagaggagagaaagaggatgCCATCTTGATGTGTATGGAGATCATAAGACAGG CTCCTCTGGCATATGAGCCTTTCTCCACATTGGCTATGATCTATGAGGATGAAGAGGACATGAGCAAAGCACTGCAGTTTGGCCTGATTGCTGCCCACCTCAACCCCTCGGACTGCGAGGAGTGGATCAGACTGGCTGAAATGTCTCTGGAGCAGGACAACATTCGGCAAGCCATCATCTGCTACAGCAAAG CTATCAAGTATGACCCTACCAATGTGCGCTACCTGTGGGAGCGCTGCAGTCTACAGATGCGCCTGGGAGAGCACAAACAATGTATGGACGGTTACCGCAGGATCCTGTCGCTGCTGCCTCTGGAGGATGGAGAGCACTTCATACAGCTCTCCAAAGACATGGCCAA GAGTTACTATGAAAATAATGATCTGCCCTCGGCTCTGAGTGTGATTGAGGAAGCTTTGGTACGACACCCCAACCTGGTCAGTGATGACTTTATCAACATGGCAGCCGAGCTTTATATCACCAGCCGGCAGTACAACAAGGCCCTGcag GTCTTGGTTCAGTTTGCAGGCATTGTTTTGGTCAGAGGTGAAtccacaccagttgttattacaTCAACACAAGAAGAGAGGAATGAAGAGGAGGGGGGGAAAAGTGCTGAAGGGACACAGTTAAAGAAGGCAGAGGAAATTGCAGCAGAGGAGAATG GTGAAATCCTGGATGTGCAGGTACCAGACAGTGTCCCTGTAGACCTGAGGACAAAACTCATTGTCTGCTTCATACACCTTCATGTCTACAGACCTGTAGAG GGTTTGGTGTCAACGCTGATGGAGCAGAGTCCAGAAGAGATTGGTGACTTGTACCTGGATGTGGGCGAAGCCTACCTGGAAGAGGGCAAGTACATGTCTGCTCTGCCTCTGCTGTCTGCCCTCGTCGTATCTGAAAAGTACAACCTGGCTGTTGTCTGGTTGCGACATGCAG AGTGTCTAAAGGCTTTGGGCCACATGGAGGCAGCAGCAGAAAGCTACACTAAGGTGGTGGAGATGGCTCCGCAACACCTGGAGGCCCGGCTTTCCCTTGCCACACTGCAGCAACAGTTGGGCCGGATGGATTGTGCCCTTAAGGCACTGGAGTCCATGTACGATAGCAACACACTGGCACAGGATTCTTCAGCTGCACAGAAG GAGTTAAAGCTTTTACTGCATCGCTCTACACTGCTGAAGACACAGGGAAAAATGCAGGACTACCTGGACACTGTGATAACTATGATCTCCATGCTCCTCAAG GTGGCCATGCAGCGAGCTAAGGTTTGTGTGCGCTCTGTTAGCTTGTCGGGTGAGAATCACCTGAGGTTGGTGAAGGTTGAAGACTTGCTACCAGAGATTGCTGACCATGTAACAGCCTATTTGGACAACACTG GTAAAACCAACGTCCTGTCTAAAGAGGACTGGTGGCAGCTACTGCTGAGCTGTGTGTTGACACTGTGTGAGGTGCAGCGTTATGAGGAGGCTGAGATGCTGGTGGATTCAGCCATGGAGTTCTACTCATTCTATGACAACAAGCCCAggaggaaagagctggagttcaTTGGCCTGTCTGCCACCATCATGGACCGCAACTATTACAAGGCATATAACTACATCAG ACTGATGCTGATGGAAAATGTAGCTCTGCCTCAGCTTTGGAATATTTTTAACCAG CTGACAATAACGTCCCAGCACCAGCGCCACCATCGCTTCTGTCTACGCATGCTGTTTAAACATCCTGACAATCACGCTCTCTGTGTTCTCTGTGGACACAACGCCATGGTGTCAGGGAGCTTCAAACATGCTCTTG gtcAGTATGTTCAGGCCTTCCAGACTCATCCCAGCAATCCACTGCACAGCCTATTTGTGggcctcaccttcttccacatggcATCTCAGAAGTATGTAGCCAAACGGCATGCACTGGTGCTGCAG GGTTTCTCCTTCCTGTGGCGTTATGTAGAGCTGCGTGGAGAGTGTCAAGAAA ggCATCGCAGATGA